The Scomber scombrus chromosome 5, fScoSco1.1, whole genome shotgun sequence genome window below encodes:
- the stoml3a gene encoding LOW QUALITY PROTEIN: stomatin (EPB72)-like 3a (The sequence of the model RefSeq protein was modified relative to this genomic sequence to represent the inferred CDS: substituted 1 base at 1 genomic stop codon) translates to MFMCVKIVKEYERAVIFRLGRITDRKPKGPGLFLVLPCTDTFVKVDLRTVSFDIPPQXILTKDSVTVSVDGVVYFRIHCPISSVANVSNAHSSTRLLAQTTLRNILGTKTLAELLSERDGISLTMQEALDEATDPWGIKVERVEIKDVKLPQQLQRAMAAEAEASREARAKIIAAEGEMKASRALKEASLVISESPSALQLRYLQTLSSIAGEKNSTIVFPLPIDMLQNFMQRK, encoded by the exons atgtttatgtgtgttaag ATAGTAAAGGAGTATGAGAGAGCCGTCATTTTTAGACTTGGCCGAATCACAGACAGGAAACCTAAAGGACCAG GACTTTTCTTAGTTCTGCCCTGCACTGATACCTTTGTGAAAGTTGATCTGAGAACTGTGTCCTTTGACATCCCCCCACAATAG ATCCTAACCAAAGACTCTGTGACAGTGTCTGTGGATGGTGTGGTGTACTTCCGGATTCACTGCCCCATATCATCTGTAGCCAATGTGTCCAATGCACACTCATCGACGCGGCTGCTGGCTCAAACCACCCTAAGAAATATACTGGGCACTAAGACCCTTGCAGAACTGCTCTCTGAGAGAGATGGCATATCACTCACCATGCAG GAAGCTCTGGATGAAGCCACTGATCCGTGGGGTATTAAGGTGGAGCGTGTGGAGATCAAAGATGTGAAGTTGCCTCAACAGCTGCAGAGAGCCATGGCAGCAGAGGCAGAAGCCAGCCGTGAGGCCAGGGCTAAG aTCATTGCtgcagagggagagatgaaggcCTCCAGGGCTCTGAAAGAAGCCTCTCTGGTAATCTCTGAGTCACCCTCTGCTCTCCAGCTGCGATACCTGCAGACGCTCAGCTCCATCGCAGGAGAGAAGAACTCCACCATTGTCTTCCCTCTCCCTATAGATATGTTACAGAATTTTATGCAGAGGAAGTGA
- the foxo1a gene encoding forkhead box protein O1-A, with protein MAEAAQQPHLVEIDPDFEPLSRPRSCTWPLPRPEFINPGDSNTSSPVPSVKQEPTGNAEFINNLSLLEETEDFTEQKPVILCTDFQCRDNCVHQQPPQQQQQQQQHQQQHQQQHQQHQQHPNPQLPHQQQQQQQVPLLSSPVGTSSSAAAAAAAAAAQRKSSSSRRNAWGNMSYADLITKAIESSPENRLTLSQIYDWMVKSVPYFKDKGDSNSSAGWKNSIRHNLSLHSRFVRVQNEGTGKSSWWMLNPEGGKSGKSPRRRAASMDNNSKLTKSRGRAAKKKLSLQGGPDGGADSPGSYSKWPGSPNSHSNDDFDAWNSFRPRTSSNASTLSGRLSPFMPEDDLAEADVHMGYPGAPGAKMTATLPSLTEMTGSLGHSSENVMENLLDNLNLLSPNNSQVGGGATTPGSSQSSPSSMMQPSPGYSAYNSPSMASQPQQEYRKCAYGQVGMNSLSSMPLQTLPESKPTFGPGMGQYSCPGLLKELLTSDTDQHGELMPSVDTVVSQSSGGCMLPPYSSSQHAAKLMGGGNGHPHNLSHTHPHNVHSQAPATSPAMNGRLLMSLSHSGGNMRLPTTKSPMQMPYGLSSHLSAGGMPGGFCPLNTNGYGRPGLPPPSHPEKLPSDLDDMSIEKFEFDMETVLHETLMDGDSLDFNFEPMVTQQGFSHGVKTTTHSWVSG; from the exons ATGGCGGAAGCGGCCCAGCAGCCACACCTGGTGGAAATCGACCCGGATTTTGAGCCCCTGTCGCGGCCCCGGTCGTGCACTTGGCCCTTGCCCCGACCGGAGTTCATCAACCCGGGCGATTCCAACACGTCCTCGCCGGTGCCGTCTGTGAAGCAGGAACCCACCGGCAACGCCGAGTTCATCAACAATCTCAGCCTGCTGGAAGAGACTGAAGACTTCACGGAGCAGAAGCCTGTCATCCTGTGCACTGATTTCCAGTGTCGGGACAACTGCGTCCACCAGCAacctccacagcagcagcagcagcagcagcaacatcagcaacaacatcagcagcaacatcagcagcatcagcagcacccGAACCCGCAACTCcctcatcagcagcagcagcagcagcaggtgccTCTGCTCTCCTCCCCGGTCGGCACGTCGTCCTCGGCGGCCGCCGCGGCAGCTGCCGCTGCTGCCCAGAGGAAGAGCAGCTCCTCCCGTCGAAACGCATGGGGGAATATGTCATATGCAGACCTCATAACCAAAGCTATCGAAAGTTCTCCTGAGAACCGACTAACTCTGTCTCAGATTTATGACTGGATGGTGAAGAGTGTGCCTTATTTCAAGGACAAAGGAGACAGCAACAGCTCTGCAGGCTGGAAG AACTCCATCAGACACAACCTGTCGCTGCACAGCCGCTTTGTTCGTGTCCAGAATGAGGGGACGGGGAAGAGCTCGTGGTGGATGCTAAACCCAGAGGGTGGAAAGAGCGGCAAGTCTCCACGTCGCAGGGCGGCCTCCATGGACAACAACAGCAAGTTAACcaagagcagaggaagagcagctaagaaaaag CTGTCCCTGCAGGGCGGCCCTGACGGAGGCGCCGACAGCCCAGGCTCTTACTCCAAATGGCCTGGCAGCCCCAACTCTCACAGCAACGACGACTTCGATGCATGGAACAGCTTCAGACCTCGAACCAGCTCCAACGCTAGCACTCTGAGCGGACGCCTCTCACCCTTTATGCCTGAGGATGACCTTGCGGAGGCAGACGTACACATGGGCTACCCTGGAGCCCCAGGGGCCAAGATGACAGCCACACTGCCCAGCCTCACAGAAATGACGGGCTCTTTGGGACACAGTTCTGAGAATGTCATGGAGAACCTTCTGGACAACCTGAACTTGCTCTCACCCAACAACTCTCAGGTCGGAGGAGGGGCAACGACCCCTGGTTCCTCCCAGTCCTCCCCCTCCTCTATGATGCAGCCGAGCCCTGGGTACTCTGCTTACAACTCTCCCAGCATGGCTTCCCAGCCCCAGCAGGAGTATCGCAAGTGTGCGTATGGCCAAGTGGGCATGAATAGCCTGTCGTCCATGCCACTGCAGACACTTCCAGAGAGCAAGCCGACCTTCGGGCCCGGTATGGGTCAGTACAGCTGCCCTGGGCTTCTGAAGGAGCTGCTGACGTCAGATACAGACCAGCATGGAGAGCTCATGCCGTCAGTAGACACTGTGGTGTCTCAGTCCAGCGGAGGCTGCATGCTGCCACCCTACAGCAGCAGCCAGCACGCAGCCAAACTAATGGGAGGAGGGAATGGTCACCCGCACaatctctctcacactcacccCCATAATGTGCACAGCCAAGCCCCAGCCACATCACCGGCTATGAATGGCCGCTTGCTCATGTCCCTTAGCCACAGCGGGGGCAATATGCGTTTGCCTACAACCAAAAGCCCCATGCAGATGCCTTATGGCCTCTCGAGCCACCTCAGCGCTGGAGGCATGCCTGGTGGCTTCTGTCCTCTCAACACCAACGGATACGGTCGACCAGGTCTGCCACCACCTTCGCACCCGGAGAAGCTGCCCAGCGACCTGGATGACATGTCTATTGAGAAGTTTGAGTTTGACATGGAGACTGTCCTCCATGAGACTCTGATGGACGGGGACTCACTGGACTTCAACTTTGAGCCAATGGTGACCCAGCAAGGTTTCTCCCATGGGGTGAAGACCACCACACATAGCTGGGTGTCAGGGTAG